The Spirulina subsalsa PCC 9445 region TGAATGAGGATATCGAGTTTTCCCCATTTTTCGGCGATCGCACTAAAGGTTTCCTCGACCTGTTGATCATTCTGGACATCACAGGGTAAAAACACCGTCGGAGCAAGGGGTTCAACCAACTCACCCACTTTTTTCTCAAAACGCCCTTTCTCATCGGGTAAATAAGTGACTCCCAACTCCGCCCCCGCTTGGTGTAGTTGTTGAGCAATCCCCCAAGCAATAGACCGATTATTGGCAATGCCAGTCACCAGAGCTTTTTTTCCCGTCAAATCTAACATAAGTTTCAATGGTTGGTGTGAAGACCGGACAATACTCTACCTTACCATTCTCAGGGAATAGGGGATAGCTTCACTTACCCCCTAGAGAAAAAACTTGAACGTTTTATCCGCCTGACTCTATATTTGATTCAATTCCCCCAGAACGTCCTATACCCGGATCGGTAGGGTCTGAACCTATCCCCATCGGCATTCTTGGGTAACTGTCATCCAAGTGCAGATCACAAATCCCACCTCTCTAAGCATGATCGCCTATAATTGTCTCAGCCTAAGTTCACTTAACTATTGTCCCTAAACCGCTTCTGCAATGGATTTTTCCGTATTTGAAAATCAACCTTTAGCTTCGGTGTTTCGTCAAGTGGGAAGTGGTTCATTTCCGCCCGTTGTCGAAACCTGTGAACGCGGAAAAACGATCTTTTTCCCCGGAGATCCCGCCGAACGAGTTTATTTTTTAATGAAAGGCGCAGTGAAGCTGTCGCGAGTCTATGAGGCCGGGGAAGAGATTACCGTGGCCTTGTTGCGGGAAAATAGTGTGTTTGGTGTTTTGTCTCTCATTACCGGACAAAAATCCGATCGTTTTTACCATGCCGTCGCCTTTACCCCTGTAGAGATGCTCTCCGCGCCGATTGATCAGGTGGAACAGGCCTTAAAAGAAAATCCAGATTTAGCAATGGTTATGTTAAAAGGGCTATCTTCGCGGATTTTACAAACGGAGATGATGATTGAAACCCTCGCCCATCGGGATATGGGTTCTCGTTTGGTCAGTTTTCTGCTCATTCTCTGTCGGGATTTCGGTGTGCCGACTCCTAACGGGATTCGCATTGACCTGAAGTTGTCCCATCAAGCCATTGCCGAAGCCATCGGGTCTACTCGGGTGACGGTGACTCGCTTGTTGGGGGATTTGCGTCAAGAAGATATGATCTCAATCCACAAGAAAAAGATCACCGTGCATAATCCAGTAGCCCTCAGTCAACAGTTTACGTGAACTACCCCACCCTGCCGAGGCGCGAGGATGGGGCTTCCTGATTCAATGGGAAAAGCATCTAGCAAAACCGAAATCTTGCCAGGTTGTCTTACGTTCCCTCCCCAGGCCGTATCGCTGGTTCCCAACGACAATATCCGCAAGGCTTCATTTTTAATGTTTTGTGCTGCATTAATATCACGGTCGTGGTGAGTGCCACAATGTTGACATTCCCATTGCCGAACCTCTAACGGTAAGCTATCCACTCGATTAAGGCAAACGTGACAAGTTTTTGAAGACGCAAAATAGCGGTCAACTTCAATATAGGTTTTGCCTTCCCACTCGGCTTTGTATTTCAGCATAGTGGTAAACATCCCCCAACCCACATCACTAATTGCCTTGGCTAGTTGAGGGTTTCTTACCATCCCTTTGACGTTCAGATTTTCTACAGCAATTACTTGGTTTTCGTTAACTATCTTAAGGCAGCGCGTTGCGGGGGTTCCCCCCGTTGTAGCGACTGCCGTGCGGGATAGCTTGTGTAGAAAGTCCTCACGACAATGGGCAATTTTACTGTGAACTTTGGCGACTTTTTGTTTCGCCTTAGCTCGATTTTTACTACCTTTTTTTTTACGCGATAGCTTTTGTTGCTTACGCTTTAGGTTGTTCTGATGCTTGGCAAAATGGCGAGGGTTGTCGTACTTAGACCCATCGCTAGTAATGGCAAAATGAGTTAGCCCAACATCAATGCCAATAGCTTTGCCCTCAACCGATGGGCTAAGGGTATCTTTCCCGTCATCCACTAATACCGAAGCATAGTATTTGCCATCAGGATTTTTAGAAAGAGTAACTGTATGAATTGTCCCTTCAAATTCCCGATGACGACGGCAATAAATCAATCCAATCTTTCCCGGTATTTTGATGTAATCCCCCTCCAACTTAACGTTAGCAGGATAACTTAAAGACTGCCGACCATGCTTGGACTTGAAACGGGGGAATTGCGCCCGTTTCTCAAAATAACAGATTATCTAAGGATTCGCTGTCGCTCAGTATATTACGGGGTTGCTATCCATCCCCTCCCTGCAAGCGAGGAAGGGAAATTCCGCAACATTTTTGTTAAAAGAAACTGGCAAGATTGAGTGGTAAGCGGTAAGCTTAACAAACAGCAACAGAGTAGAGTAGGGAATCCATGACCAGTGCTTACGTCCTAATTGCAGCCGTTTTAGTGCTTGGTGGGTTACTGGCTGTATTGGGCGATCGCATCGGGACAAAAGTTGGTAAAGCAAGACTCCGCCTGTTTAACCTCCGGCCAAAGAATACAGCCATTGTAGTAACAGTCATGACCGGGACGGTAATTGCGGCTAGCACATTAGGGATTTTGTTTGCTAGTAGTAAGTCCTTGCGTCAAGGGGTTTTTCGGCTCGATGACATTCTGCGGGAGTTGC contains the following coding sequences:
- the ntcA gene encoding global nitrogen regulator NtcA → MDFSVFENQPLASVFRQVGSGSFPPVVETCERGKTIFFPGDPAERVYFLMKGAVKLSRVYEAGEEITVALLRENSVFGVLSLITGQKSDRFYHAVAFTPVEMLSAPIDQVEQALKENPDLAMVMLKGLSSRILQTEMMIETLAHRDMGSRLVSFLLILCRDFGVPTPNGIRIDLKLSHQAIAEAIGSTRVTVTRLLGDLRQEDMISIHKKKITVHNPVALSQQFT